One Gammaproteobacteria bacterium DNA segment encodes these proteins:
- a CDS encoding site-specific integrase, with the protein MLKEFLKQGDFLERLHSNPLREHLDSFSTSLVEEAYASSTVRLKLLWVVEFGWWLQEEQLTAEQLSEHIVDRFLKELQRLGQLQRGQRPTTLRFVAYLQSQGVIPFPEPVCDTSPLAELERRYERYLRTERGLTTATVLNYRPAAHGFLVHHFGDGPLRIEELTGSDISTYVLTHARCQGAKRAQLLVTALRSFFRFLLREAKTQIDLAACVPAVADWRLSSVPKFLTAEEIQRLLDGCDRTTATGRRDYAVLVLLARLGLRAGEVVALEIDDINWRAGEVMIRGKGFVHERLPLLTEPGEAMAAYLRRDRPETRSRRVFVRMKAPHSGFAGPSTVSTIVRRALERASLQPPAKGAHLLRHTLATEMLRGGASMSEIGQVLRHRSPNTTEIYAKVDLSGLRSLAPPWPDIGGGQ; encoded by the coding sequence ATGCTCAAAGAGTTCTTAAAACAGGGCGATTTCCTCGAGCGCTTACACAGTAACCCGCTGCGGGAACACCTCGATTCGTTCTCGACCTCACTGGTCGAGGAAGCCTACGCTTCGTCGACAGTCCGATTGAAGCTTCTCTGGGTCGTCGAATTTGGTTGGTGGCTGCAAGAGGAGCAGCTCACAGCTGAGCAGCTCAGCGAGCACATTGTCGATCGGTTCCTGAAGGAGTTGCAGCGCCTGGGACAGCTGCAGCGAGGTCAAAGGCCGACCACCCTAAGGTTTGTTGCGTATCTGCAGAGTCAGGGGGTCATTCCGTTTCCTGAGCCGGTTTGTGACACCTCGCCGCTGGCCGAGCTCGAGCGCCGGTACGAGCGCTATCTGCGAACCGAACGCGGCCTGACCACGGCGACGGTGTTGAACTACCGGCCCGCTGCCCATGGTTTTCTGGTCCATCATTTCGGCGACGGCCCCTTGCGTATCGAGGAGCTGACGGGATCGGACATCTCCACCTACGTCCTTACCCACGCTCGCTGCCAAGGCGCAAAAAGAGCGCAGCTTCTAGTCACGGCACTGCGCTCGTTCTTTCGATTCTTGTTGCGCGAGGCGAAGACCCAGATCGATCTGGCCGCTTGTGTGCCGGCCGTCGCGGATTGGCGCTTGTCGTCCGTTCCCAAATTCCTGACCGCGGAGGAGATCCAACGCCTGTTGGATGGCTGCGATCGCACGACAGCGACAGGGAGACGCGACTATGCGGTCCTGGTCCTCCTCGCCCGCCTTGGACTACGTGCCGGCGAGGTCGTCGCCCTCGAAATCGATGACATCAATTGGCGAGCCGGCGAAGTGATGATTCGCGGGAAAGGCTTCGTGCATGAGCGCTTACCGTTGCTCACCGAACCGGGAGAGGCGATGGCTGCCTACTTGCGTCGGGATCGTCCCGAGACCCGCTCGCGCCGGGTCTTCGTTCGCATGAAGGCACCCCATTCGGGCTTCGCCGGGCCATCAACCGTCTCGACCATTGTTCGGCGCGCTCTGGAACGCGCCAGTCTCCAACCGCCTGCCAAGGGCGCCCACCTACTCCGCCACACCCTGGCGACGGAGATGCTCCGAGGGGGTGCATCCATGAGCGAGATCGGCCAAGTGCTCCGACATCGCTCCCCGAACACCACGGAGATTTACGCCAAAGTCGACCTCTCCGGTCTCCGCTCCCTTGCCCCACCGTGGCCGGACATAGGGGGTGGGCAATGA
- a CDS encoding tyrosine-type recombinase/integrase, which produces MNQLRDALEEYLAVRRSLGFGLRIPASLLHNFVSFLEANEATYITRALAIRWAEQPRDAQLATWAGRLGVVRRFARWRSVTDPRTEIPPDGLLPYRYHRNPPYIYTDEEIERLLGAAAGLPSANGLKARSYLTLFGLLSVTGMRVSEALMLDRVDVDLEQGILTIRRTKFGKSRLVPVHRSTRDALESYDTQRTRVFPRPETPAFFLSERGRRITEWSARYTFAKLSQRIGLRGAAKGHGRGPRIHDMRHRFAARTLLQWYRAGVDVEHELPKLATYLGHVHVNETYWYLEAVPELLQLATKRLMEKAEEVRS; this is translated from the coding sequence ATGAACCAGCTACGTGACGCTTTGGAGGAGTATCTTGCCGTGCGCCGGAGCCTGGGATTTGGCCTGCGGATACCGGCGAGCTTGCTACATAACTTTGTCTCCTTTCTGGAAGCCAACGAGGCGACCTATATTACCCGAGCGTTGGCGATTCGCTGGGCCGAACAACCCCGCGACGCGCAGCTAGCCACATGGGCGGGGCGCCTGGGAGTGGTGCGTCGCTTCGCCCGCTGGCGCAGCGTGACCGATCCGCGCACCGAGATCCCACCGGATGGCCTCTTGCCTTACCGCTACCACCGTAACCCTCCTTACATTTACACCGATGAGGAGATCGAGCGGCTCCTTGGCGCCGCCGCAGGGCTGCCTTCCGCCAATGGCCTGAAAGCCCGCAGCTACTTGACGCTGTTCGGCCTGCTTTCCGTCACGGGCATGCGCGTAAGCGAAGCACTCATGCTCGATCGTGTGGATGTCGATTTGGAGCAAGGAATCCTTACCATACGACGCACGAAGTTCGGCAAGTCACGGTTGGTGCCAGTCCATCGCTCAACCCGCGATGCGCTGGAAAGCTACGACACGCAAAGAACGCGTGTGTTTCCCCGCCCGGAAACACCGGCATTCTTTCTCTCCGAGCGTGGTCGACGCATCACGGAGTGGAGCGCGCGTTACACCTTCGCGAAACTCTCCCAACGGATCGGCCTGCGCGGCGCCGCGAAGGGTCACGGGCGCGGACCGCGGATTCATGACATGCGCCACCGATTTGCGGCCCGCACGTTACTGCAATGGTACCGCGCGGGGGTCGATGTCGAGCACGAGTTACCCAAGCTTGCCACCTATCTTGGCCACGTTCACGTGAATGAGACCTACTGGTATCTCGAGGCCGTCCCGGAACTCCTCCAGTTGGCCACCAAGCGCCTGATGGAGAAGGCCGAGGAGGTCCGCTCATGA
- a CDS encoding site-specific integrase gives MIANSFPAMLQSFFTERLFRQRCASGHTIAGYRDAFRLLLRYAAERLGTAPSKLRLEDLDASFIGQFLDHLEQERGNSARTRNARLAAIHSFFQYVALEEPAHALLCQRVLAMPNKRHERRLIEFLHRDEIDALIAAPDPSTWIGRRDRTFLTVAVQTGLRVSELIGLRCQDVVLETGAHVTCLGKGRKQRATPLSEEVAAMLGSWLQERNGLPQEPVFPSSRGGPLSRDAIERLVAKHAKIAEQSCPSLRRKKVTAHVLRHSAAMDLLQHGIDRSVIALWLGHESVETTQMYLHADLRLKEQALSRTTPRGIEPARYRPDDQLLAFLESL, from the coding sequence ATGATCGCCAACAGCTTTCCCGCCATGCTTCAATCCTTTTTCACGGAGCGCCTATTTCGGCAACGCTGCGCCAGCGGACACACCATCGCTGGATACCGTGATGCCTTCCGTCTTCTTCTGCGTTACGCAGCAGAACGCCTCGGCACAGCGCCCTCGAAACTGCGGCTCGAGGATCTCGATGCGTCCTTCATCGGGCAGTTCCTCGATCATCTCGAACAGGAGCGGGGAAACAGCGCGCGCACCCGCAACGCCCGCCTGGCTGCAATCCATTCGTTCTTTCAATATGTCGCTTTGGAGGAGCCCGCCCATGCGCTGCTTTGCCAGCGCGTCCTGGCCATGCCGAACAAACGCCATGAGCGCCGGCTGATCGAGTTTCTCCACCGCGATGAGATCGATGCATTGATCGCCGCTCCAGACCCCTCCACGTGGATCGGCCGCCGGGATCGAACCTTCCTGACCGTGGCCGTTCAGACAGGACTGCGGGTTTCTGAACTGATCGGACTTCGCTGTCAGGACGTCGTTCTGGAAACCGGGGCCCATGTGACATGCCTAGGAAAAGGCAGAAAACAACGCGCAACACCACTGAGTGAGGAAGTTGCGGCCATGTTGGGCAGTTGGCTGCAAGAGCGTAACGGCTTGCCTCAAGAGCCAGTCTTTCCCAGCAGCCGCGGCGGGCCACTCAGCCGGGATGCGATCGAACGCCTGGTCGCAAAACATGCCAAGATAGCCGAGCAAAGCTGTCCCTCCCTGCGCCGCAAAAAAGTGACCGCCCATGTCCTGAGGCACAGCGCCGCGATGGACCTTTTGCAGCACGGTATCGATCGATCGGTGATTGCCCTCTGGCTGGGACATGAGTCCGTGGAAACGACACAGATGTATCTCCATGCAGACCTCCGCCTGAAGGAGCAGGCGCTGTCTCGCACCACGCCCCGAGGGATCGAACCGGCTCGCTACCGCCCCGACGACCAGCTGCTGGCATTCCTCGAGAGCCTGTGA
- a CDS encoding tyrosine-type recombinase/integrase encodes MNAPVTMRARVERYLAERRHAGYALRIEGQQLLRFAEFAEQCGHQGPLTLDLAVRWATASPRPSPLTAPRRLEVLRGLARFWQHLEPGTQVPPRRLLGRGHRRLTPHIYTEGEIRALLNATKKLHPPGSLRALCCRAIFGLIAATGLRLSEATGLTREDVDLAQGVLLIRHTKFGKSRWVPLHPTTTRVLRRYAQIRDRDPRAAPSEAFFVGDAGRPARPRNIEYAFAQLRRRLQWTARGGHPAPRIQDLRHHADNRIMPNRAAGKRLAALGRCLESA; translated from the coding sequence ATGAACGCGCCCGTCACCATGCGGGCCAGAGTGGAGCGCTACCTGGCCGAGCGCCGCCACGCGGGCTACGCGCTCCGCATCGAAGGCCAGCAGCTGCTGCGCTTCGCCGAGTTCGCCGAGCAGTGCGGCCATCAGGGGCCGTTGACCCTGGACCTCGCCGTGCGCTGGGCCACGGCCTCACCCCGGCCAAGCCCCCTGACCGCACCCCGGCGTCTCGAGGTCCTGCGCGGGCTCGCGCGCTTCTGGCAGCATCTCGAGCCCGGCACTCAGGTGCCGCCACGGCGGCTTCTCGGCCGCGGCCACCGCCGCCTGACGCCACATATCTACACCGAGGGCGAGATCCGCGCGCTGCTCAATGCCACCAAGAAGTTGCACCCTCCGGGTAGCCTGCGGGCCCTGTGTTGCCGGGCAATCTTTGGGCTCATCGCCGCCACCGGCCTGCGGCTCTCGGAGGCCACAGGACTCACCCGTGAGGATGTGGATCTCGCGCAAGGGGTGCTGCTGATCCGGCACACCAAGTTCGGCAAGTCCCGCTGGGTACCCCTGCATCCCACCACGACCCGGGTTCTGCGGCGCTATGCGCAGATCCGGGACCGCGACCCGCGAGCCGCCCCCAGCGAGGCCTTCTTCGTCGGTGATGCCGGGCGTCCAGCCCGGCCCCGAAATATCGAGTACGCCTTCGCCCAGCTGCGCCGACGGCTCCAGTGGACCGCCCGCGGCGGTCATCCGGCACCGCGCATTCAGGACCTGCGGCATCATGCCGACAACCGGATTATGCCGAATCGCGCTGCTGGAAAGCGGCTGGCGGCGCTCGGGCGGTGCCTCGAGTCGGCATAA
- a CDS encoding site-specific integrase, with product MSLSFSSRLSRATRGWFAGTVLDSHAEPYVAWLEARGYAPGTIDRYLRAVAHFAHWSAPRLNAIGEIDEELVRRFVDDHLPQCRCAPCCVRSRADVRAALVQLLAQLRTEGLSAESALAIPAAIEAELQAFDTYLADVRGLQAVTRYQGQLKHVYHFLLAHFVQGALQMATLAPDDIARFVTEHTAGWKPTSVKQVCIALRSYLRFKAVQGMDTASLAGAVPHVAQWRLSQLPRGLSRQEVEQLLGAFDRRTANGRRDYAIARCYVDLGLRTAEIGRLQLDDLDWQQGQIRIRSKGRRTDVLPLPPTTARAIVAYLRSGRRATPRRDLFLRHRPPLERPVTPTTIRGAIRNAARRCGLATRLPGPHVLRHTIACRLVQSGASFKAIADLLRHRSLDTTMIYAKVDLEGLKKVALPWPGRRP from the coding sequence ATGTCCCTCTCGTTCTCATCTCGGTTATCGCGCGCCACCCGAGGGTGGTTCGCCGGTACGGTTCTGGATTCTCATGCGGAGCCCTACGTGGCCTGGCTGGAGGCACGCGGCTACGCCCCAGGCACTATCGACCGCTATCTGCGGGCCGTTGCCCATTTCGCCCATTGGTCCGCACCGCGACTGAATGCCATCGGGGAGATCGACGAGGAGCTGGTCCGTCGCTTCGTTGACGACCATCTGCCCCAATGCCGATGCGCGCCGTGCTGCGTTCGGTCGAGAGCGGATGTCCGCGCAGCATTGGTCCAGCTGCTCGCCCAGCTCCGGACCGAAGGACTGAGCGCCGAGAGCGCCCTGGCCATCCCCGCAGCGATCGAGGCTGAGCTCCAAGCCTTCGACACCTATCTCGCCGATGTCCGAGGCCTGCAGGCGGTGACCCGATACCAGGGTCAGCTGAAGCACGTTTATCACTTCCTCCTCGCGCACTTCGTCCAGGGTGCCCTTCAGATGGCAACGCTCGCCCCGGACGACATTGCGCGGTTCGTGACGGAGCACACCGCGGGCTGGAAGCCCACCTCGGTCAAGCAGGTCTGCATCGCGCTGCGGAGCTACCTGCGCTTCAAGGCTGTCCAGGGTATGGACACTGCGTCCCTCGCCGGCGCAGTGCCCCACGTGGCGCAGTGGCGGCTGAGCCAGCTGCCACGGGGGCTCTCGCGGCAGGAGGTGGAGCAGCTCCTCGGGGCCTTCGATCGCCGCACCGCGAACGGGCGCCGGGACTATGCCATTGCCCGCTGCTACGTGGATCTCGGGCTGCGAACTGCCGAGATCGGGCGGCTGCAGCTCGACGACCTAGACTGGCAGCAGGGCCAGATCCGGATCCGCTCGAAGGGCAGACGCACCGACGTGTTGCCATTGCCGCCGACGACCGCTCGAGCCATCGTGGCCTACCTGCGTTCCGGGCGTCGCGCGACGCCACGCCGCGACCTGTTCCTGCGCCATCGCCCACCCCTCGAGAGACCGGTGACGCCCACCACCATCCGGGGGGCGATCCGCAACGCGGCCCGGCGATGTGGACTAGCCACGCGACTCCCCGGGCCCCATGTGCTGCGCCACACCATCGCCTGTCGGCTCGTCCAGAGCGGTGCCTCGTTCAAGGCCATCGCCGATCTGCTGCGCCATCGTAGCCTCGACACGACCATGATTTACGCCAAAGTCGACCTCGAAGGGTTGAAGAAGGTGGCGCTGCCCTGGCCGGGGAGACGGCCATGA
- a CDS encoding MarR family transcriptional regulator encodes MNPFVERHQNKIAGVLSCFDRVVITGTLPDIGYAGAMASYLSYHKIRLFDYPRWAEPLRDELRHHAEQLAIEAGIEIEFIRRHKAFRKEDRIKAIIAERGGHPGLVHIFSAMESCTAYRPWHDKNTGHTLLKPTSGKCLHYYFYFIDEAFGLCYVRVPTWAPFRLQVYFNGHHWLARRLEKAGIPFAMADNAFLSIADPEQAQTLADRLDAKQLHRRLNRWAKQFCPVAQRFRSGYHWSLMQVEFATDVIFHQQAEFQPLYESITRTAVQAIKADNVATFLGRKLASTYQGEVGNDFSTRIQGTRIRHQMGPASIKLYDKAGIMARVECTTNDASFFKIHRWVEQRDGWQQWKLAPLRKNIYSLRDLRKLMNAANERYLAYMAAIDNPDAGLKDIDKMSSPARDQGRSFRGFNLFQKKDYHLFLAIGRGEWSISGFRAADLRASMPDLSPSQSSYLLKRLRTHGLIKKVGRRYKYYLTKFGRRVLAASLKMREYCVLPALCADRA; translated from the coding sequence ATGAATCCGTTCGTTGAACGTCACCAGAACAAGATCGCCGGTGTGCTCTCCTGTTTTGACCGGGTTGTCATCACCGGAACCCTTCCTGATATCGGTTATGCCGGCGCTATGGCGAGCTACCTCAGTTACCATAAGATCCGACTGTTCGACTACCCCCGGTGGGCAGAACCCCTGCGCGATGAGTTGCGCCACCATGCCGAGCAACTCGCCATCGAGGCCGGCATTGAGATCGAGTTCATCCGGCGCCACAAGGCCTTTCGCAAAGAAGACCGTATCAAGGCCATCATTGCGGAACGCGGCGGTCATCCCGGGCTGGTCCACATCTTCTCCGCCATGGAATCCTGCACCGCTTATCGCCCCTGGCATGACAAGAACACAGGCCATACCCTGCTCAAACCCACGTCAGGGAAATGCCTGCATTACTACTTCTACTTCATCGATGAGGCCTTTGGACTCTGTTACGTGCGGGTGCCCACCTGGGCGCCGTTCCGCCTGCAAGTCTACTTCAACGGCCATCACTGGCTGGCGCGCAGACTGGAAAAAGCCGGCATTCCCTTCGCGATGGCGGACAATGCCTTTCTGTCCATTGCCGATCCCGAGCAGGCTCAGACGCTTGCCGACCGGCTGGATGCCAAACAGCTTCACCGACGACTGAATCGATGGGCCAAACAGTTCTGCCCGGTAGCTCAGCGCTTTCGCTCCGGTTACCACTGGAGCTTGATGCAGGTGGAGTTCGCCACCGATGTCATCTTCCACCAGCAGGCCGAATTCCAGCCGCTCTACGAGTCCATCACCCGCACGGCGGTACAGGCCATTAAAGCCGACAATGTGGCCACCTTCCTTGGCCGTAAACTCGCCAGCACCTATCAAGGGGAGGTCGGTAACGATTTCAGCACCCGTATCCAGGGTACACGCATCCGCCACCAGATGGGGCCGGCCAGCATCAAACTCTACGATAAAGCCGGCATCATGGCGCGTGTGGAATGCACCACCAACGATGCCTCATTCTTCAAAATCCACCGCTGGGTGGAACAACGTGACGGCTGGCAACAGTGGAAACTGGCACCGCTACGCAAAAATATCTACAGCCTGCGCGATCTGCGCAAGCTGATGAACGCCGCCAATGAGCGCTATCTCGCCTATATGGCGGCAATCGACAATCCTGACGCCGGACTCAAGGACATCGATAAAATGTCCAGCCCCGCCAGGGACCAGGGCCGTTCATTCCGTGGCTTCAATCTGTTCCAGAAAAAGGACTATCATCTCTTCCTCGCCATCGGGCGGGGCGAATGGTCAATCAGTGGCTTCCGTGCCGCCGATCTGCGGGCCTCTATGCCCGATCTATCACCCAGTCAATCATCCTATCTACTCAAACGGTTACGAACCCACGGACTGATCAAGAAAGTGGGACGTCGCTACAAGTATTACCTTACAAAGTTTGGGCGTCGCGTCCTGGCTGCATCACTCAAGATGCGTGAATATTGTGTTCTCCCTGCACTCTGTGCTGACAGGGCATGA
- a CDS encoding site-specific integrase, whose protein sequence is MTAFLAFLRGRQSDIAELALADIDAFIVSCREHYARTTVADMASSVRSFLRFLHTIGRLASDLAPSVMAPIVRRGERPLRALPWEKVQRILGAIDRSTAAGRRDYALLLLMSVYGLGAGEVLGLRLEDIDWRADILHVIRPKTGVAVELPLLPAVARVLVAYLRHGRPQHAHTRRLFISLRAPHGPLGASSAVRHILHKHAQTAGVSAVYLGSHVLRHTHACRELEQGVPPKVIGDILGHRRPESTSAYLRVATERLREVALALPT, encoded by the coding sequence ATCACGGCCTTCCTCGCCTTCCTGCGCGGCCGGCAGAGCGACATCGCGGAATTGGCTCTTGCTGACATCGATGCATTCATCGTTTCATGCCGGGAGCATTATGCGCGCACCACCGTGGCGGACATGGCCTCCAGCGTGCGGAGTTTCCTGCGCTTTCTCCACACCATCGGCCGCCTGGCATCGGATCTGGCTCCCTCGGTAATGGCCCCCATCGTGCGCCGCGGTGAGCGGCCATTGCGGGCACTGCCGTGGGAGAAGGTACAGCGGATACTGGGCGCCATTGACCGCTCCACGGCCGCGGGGCGGCGCGATTATGCCTTGTTGCTGCTCATGAGCGTCTATGGGCTGGGGGCCGGCGAGGTATTGGGCCTACGCCTGGAAGACATCGACTGGCGCGCCGACATTCTGCATGTCATCCGACCGAAGACCGGTGTGGCGGTGGAGCTGCCGCTGTTGCCGGCCGTGGCGCGGGTGCTGGTGGCCTACCTGCGCCACGGGCGCCCGCAACATGCGCACACGCGCCGCCTCTTCATCAGCCTGCGGGCGCCCCATGGGCCGCTGGGCGCTTCCTCGGCCGTGCGGCACATCCTGCACAAACACGCCCAGACTGCTGGCGTCTCGGCCGTTTATCTCGGCAGCCATGTGCTGCGCCACACCCATGCCTGCCGGGAGCTCGAGCAGGGGGTGCCGCCCAAGGTGATCGGCGACATCCTTGGCCACCGCCGTCCGGAATCGACCTCGGCGTACCTGCGCGTTGCCACTGAGCGTTTACGCGAAGTGGCCCTGGCGCTGCCGACATGA
- a CDS encoding tyrosine-type recombinase/integrase, with amino-acid sequence MQAQLAQDIVQFLAFKRALGYPYRRGEAMLRNFQRFAQAQAGADAKIELEAMIGGWLSRIGGRKPVTVTLELGVIRQLCLYRRRSDPQGFVPGREWAPQSTEAHFLPYVFSHAEVRALVDAAGRHRHRNLTPGTLRTLLLILYCTGLRLGEAVRLMLQDADLERDLFIVRESKGKTRLVPFHGDLAQVLDEYLSERAAIVPNGDEGPLLVRNSGDGLPVGVASEAIRQLLRKLGLKPPRGRIGPRPYDLRHAFAVHRLTDWYHQGVDIHARLPWLSAYMGHDNVLGTEAYLTATAELMDLASERFAARFRDAARRT; translated from the coding sequence ATGCAAGCGCAGCTGGCCCAGGACATCGTCCAGTTCCTGGCATTCAAGCGCGCCCTCGGTTATCCCTATCGGCGCGGCGAAGCCATGCTGCGGAATTTCCAACGCTTCGCGCAAGCGCAGGCCGGCGCAGACGCGAAGATAGAGCTGGAGGCCATGATCGGCGGCTGGCTCTCGCGTATCGGCGGGCGCAAGCCCGTGACTGTCACTCTGGAGTTGGGGGTGATCCGACAGCTTTGTCTGTATCGGCGCCGGTCCGATCCCCAAGGCTTCGTGCCCGGTCGCGAATGGGCACCGCAATCCACCGAGGCGCACTTCCTGCCCTATGTCTTCTCCCATGCGGAGGTCCGGGCACTCGTCGACGCTGCAGGCAGGCATCGTCACCGCAATCTCACCCCCGGGACGCTGCGCACCTTGCTCCTGATCCTGTACTGTACCGGACTGCGGCTTGGCGAGGCCGTGCGCCTCATGCTGCAGGATGCGGACCTGGAGCGGGACCTGTTCATCGTGCGCGAGAGCAAGGGCAAGACCCGGCTCGTCCCATTCCACGGCGATCTTGCTCAGGTCCTTGACGAGTACTTGTCCGAGCGGGCGGCGATCGTGCCCAACGGCGATGAGGGACCGCTGCTGGTGCGCAACAGCGGTGATGGCCTGCCCGTCGGTGTTGCCTCCGAGGCCATCCGCCAACTCCTGCGCAAACTGGGGCTGAAACCGCCGCGCGGTCGCATCGGTCCCCGTCCGTATGACTTGAGGCATGCCTTCGCCGTCCATCGCCTGACCGATTGGTACCACCAGGGTGTGGACATTCACGCGCGCCTGCCTTGGCTCTCGGCCTACATGGGTCATGATAATGTCCTCGGCACCGAGGCCTACCTCACCGCCACGGCGGAGCTGATGGACTTGGCCAGTGAGCGCTTCGCCGCGCGCTTCCGGGACGCTGCTCGCCGAACATGA
- a CDS encoding tyrosine-type recombinase/integrase yields the protein MTRPANNPLPHLVELFFRDHLQRAQGASPHTVRAYRDTLRLLLLHLADTKHCAVADLQLDDLQVEAIADFLAHLESARGNKAVTRNCRFAAIRSFFRHLLRQDVANAEQYQRVLSLPTKKARVPLATYLEPEDVHVILEKPDRRTAFGLRDHALLLFLYNTGARVSEALAVQGRDLDLTKPFQVRLHGKGGRDRICPLWAETATALQHLPTVRQGGPGDTIFLSSRKKPLSRDGVAYILGKYVALAANDVPSLRRRRITPHALRHSCAVALLQAGNDITVIRDYLGHASITTTSRYVTTNLKMKREALEAFWKRAGIAPARVTPWQPKPDLLAFLDSL from the coding sequence ATGACACGGCCTGCGAACAATCCGCTCCCGCACCTGGTTGAGCTGTTCTTCCGTGACCATCTACAACGTGCCCAGGGTGCCAGCCCCCACACGGTGCGCGCCTACCGCGACACGTTACGTCTGCTCCTCCTCCACCTGGCCGATACCAAGCACTGCGCGGTGGCCGATCTGCAACTGGATGATCTGCAGGTTGAGGCAATTGCCGATTTCCTCGCCCATCTGGAGTCGGCGCGGGGAAACAAGGCGGTGACGCGTAATTGCCGCTTTGCCGCCATCCGCAGCTTTTTCCGACACCTGCTCCGCCAGGACGTGGCCAACGCAGAGCAATACCAGCGTGTCTTGTCGTTGCCGACCAAGAAGGCCAGGGTGCCGCTCGCCACTTACCTGGAGCCGGAGGACGTGCATGTCATCCTGGAAAAGCCGGATCGCAGAACGGCCTTCGGGCTTCGTGACCATGCCCTCTTGCTGTTTCTCTACAATACCGGCGCGCGAGTCAGCGAGGCGCTTGCCGTGCAGGGCCGGGATCTCGACCTGACCAAGCCTTTCCAAGTACGCCTCCATGGCAAGGGGGGAAGAGATCGGATCTGTCCGCTCTGGGCGGAAACCGCCACCGCTCTGCAGCATCTGCCAACCGTGCGACAAGGCGGGCCAGGTGACACGATTTTCCTCAGCAGCCGCAAGAAACCGCTCTCGCGCGATGGTGTGGCCTACATCCTGGGCAAGTACGTGGCGTTGGCGGCGAACGATGTCCCGAGCCTCCGCCGGCGGCGCATCACCCCCCATGCCCTTCGCCATAGTTGCGCCGTCGCCTTGCTGCAGGCCGGCAACGACATCACCGTCATCCGCGATTACCTGGGGCACGCGAGCATTACCACCACCAGTCGCTACGTCACGACAAACCTCAAGATGAAACGCGAAGCACTCGAGGCGTTCTGGAAGCGTGCCGGCATCGCTCCGGCACGGGTCACGCCGTGGCAACCGAAACCGGACCTGCTCGCTTTCCTGGACTCCCTGTGA